The Aminiphilus circumscriptus DSM 16581 genome contains a region encoding:
- a CDS encoding 5-guanidino-2-oxopentanoate decarboxylase, whose product MRKQSAGHLVVQSLETCGVDTVFGIPGLHTLHIYDGLLQSALRVVTARHEQGAGFMADGYARSTGRVGVALVISGPGLTNILTPMGQAFADAVPLLVISSQVPRAFLAGKSGFLHELRNSTIMVASVAKESRRIHAAEEIPCAVAQAMRTALSGRPGPVHLEIPLDVLGTEIDDVSSFAWPGFTASGRDPKTAPPGVRDLFVPLGPPPSETDLATVISLLRNASTPMLLAGGGSVTAAPEIETLSERLGAPVVTTTAGKGLLPEKHPLSLGTRLHFPSVRNAVEEADVLLAVGTELAPADLWEAPLRPKGHLIRIDTDPSALSRNLPAHVSLEGNARDVLRRLLADLHVSRPPRSEEVKTLLQNSQNELAAVTRMGTALPFMLDMLRGLRRGLPDEGLLVMDMTGPAYVALSEFPVFSPRSFLHPVGFGTLGYALPAAVGAKLAALDRPVCVFSGDGGFQFTLPELAVACQEKLSLPVVIWDNGGYGEIRRNQEARHPGEYLGVDLLGPDLRLLAASYGISGVAVSSGAELAEAVAAALGREMPTLIRVDAGREV is encoded by the coding sequence ATGAGAAAGCAATCCGCCGGACATCTCGTGGTGCAAAGCCTCGAAACGTGCGGTGTTGATACGGTGTTCGGCATTCCCGGTCTGCACACGCTTCATATCTACGACGGGCTGTTGCAAAGCGCTCTTCGGGTCGTCACGGCCCGGCACGAACAGGGGGCCGGGTTCATGGCCGACGGCTATGCCCGTTCCACTGGAAGGGTTGGTGTCGCTCTCGTCATTTCAGGACCGGGGCTCACGAACATTCTCACCCCCATGGGGCAGGCGTTTGCCGACGCCGTTCCCCTGCTTGTGATCTCCAGTCAGGTGCCACGGGCCTTTCTCGCCGGAAAAAGCGGTTTTCTCCACGAGCTGCGGAACAGCACGATCATGGTTGCCTCGGTGGCCAAAGAAAGTCGCCGCATCCATGCTGCGGAAGAGATTCCCTGCGCCGTGGCGCAGGCGATGCGGACCGCCCTTTCCGGGCGCCCCGGACCGGTCCATCTGGAGATCCCTTTGGATGTGCTGGGTACGGAGATCGACGATGTTTCGTCCTTTGCGTGGCCCGGTTTCACCGCCTCGGGGCGCGATCCGAAAACCGCGCCGCCGGGCGTGCGGGACCTCTTTGTTCCACTGGGCCCACCCCCTTCCGAAACCGATCTTGCCACAGTGATTTCCCTGCTTCGCAATGCTTCCACCCCGATGCTCCTCGCCGGAGGCGGCTCCGTGACGGCAGCTCCGGAGATCGAAACACTCTCGGAACGTCTTGGCGCCCCCGTGGTCACCACAACAGCCGGAAAGGGTCTTCTCCCCGAAAAGCACCCGCTTTCCCTTGGCACACGTCTGCATTTTCCGTCGGTCCGCAACGCCGTCGAGGAGGCGGATGTTCTTCTCGCTGTCGGAACGGAACTGGCACCCGCGGATCTCTGGGAGGCTCCGCTTCGTCCGAAGGGGCATCTCATTCGCATCGATACCGATCCTTCGGCGCTCTCTCGCAACCTTCCCGCCCACGTTTCCCTTGAGGGGAACGCCCGGGATGTACTGCGCCGCCTTCTCGCGGACCTGCATGTCTCTCGGCCTCCCCGGTCGGAGGAGGTCAAAACCTTGCTCCAGAATTCCCAAAACGAACTCGCCGCGGTAACGCGCATGGGCACGGCACTTCCCTTCATGCTGGACATGCTCCGGGGGCTTCGCCGGGGACTCCCCGACGAGGGGCTCCTCGTCATGGACATGACGGGTCCCGCCTATGTGGCGCTCAGCGAATTTCCTGTTTTCTCTCCCCGGTCCTTCCTGCACCCCGTAGGGTTCGGAACGCTCGGTTATGCTCTGCCGGCAGCGGTGGGAGCGAAGCTCGCCGCTTTGGATCGCCCGGTCTGTGTCTTCTCTGGAGACGGAGGGTTCCAGTTTACCCTGCCCGAGCTGGCCGTGGCCTGTCAGGAGAAACTTTCCCTTCCCGTGGTGATCTGGGACAACGGCGGTTACGGAGAGATCCGACGCAACCAGGAGGCCCGGCATCCCGGGGAATATCTGGGGGTGGATCTGCTCGGGCCGGATCTGAGGCTTTTGGCCGCATCCTACGGCATTTCCGGGGTTGCCGTCTCGTCCGGGGCGGAGTTGGCTGAAGCGGTCGCGGCTGCGCTGGGACGGGAGATGCCCACGCTTATCCGCGTGGATGCCGGCAGGGAGGTGTAG
- a CDS encoding PAS domain S-box protein, translating to MLDPGNEEEQRFCSACSSRGGVSEEAGILSEENGWNLEQLFHASAEGILILGRTRRILRANRMFSRIFGYAVDEVEGKPCFEILRAPFCNGPDCPLEHSFTAEETLEFCMDVPTRTGGNIPCLIFASPLLDEDGRVVAVMEQFRDMTEWQCMERMARESESRFRALVERTEHLLVEIDAALRFTFLNPAAEHLFGIVVSDGSARTFEDFVHDSRKVFLRERLRTIIGERSASDSFRLHHITTAGKEFHVHWSVIPHFSEVGKLEGFSFLGRNVSEEYRLAEELQRMALFPLANPNVVFQIDAAGSISFANPSAWKWLGEHGFEDLRGLENLLPPDYRELLERSLAPGDVLSFDIAWKGRFYDVKLSPFPRQGTCMANVTDVTEYRKISQEKELLHRAFQSAIHGMTVTDTTGRILYVNRAFEELYGYSQEEALGKTPGILNPGRKVYKDLGYTEEQYDRLFGEMWESIIDPKKGRWEGEIVNRRKDGTLLWVRLYISAVRDERGELTAFLGTPMDITRRVEEERNTRLDLYRALAETAEARDMETGAHLLRVSAYCRIVGAYLGLMGKELLDLETFAPFHDIGKVGIPDGILLAPRKLSPEEFEIMKTHTTIGYNILHGHSSLETAAEIALSHHENYDGTGYPRGLAGSVIPLNGRIVALADVYDALRSRRPYKVPWTHADASAFIRAQSGMKFDPAVVRAFVALEEEFQEVAERFRDEREV from the coding sequence ATGTTGGACCCGGGAAACGAAGAAGAGCAACGATTCTGTTCAGCCTGCTCCTCGCGAGGTGGTGTTTCCGAAGAAGCAGGGATTCTCTCCGAAGAGAACGGATGGAATCTGGAGCAGCTTTTTCATGCCTCCGCCGAGGGCATTCTGATTCTGGGAAGAACCCGCCGCATTCTCCGGGCCAACCGCATGTTCTCCCGCATTTTCGGCTATGCTGTGGATGAAGTAGAGGGAAAACCCTGCTTTGAGATCCTTCGTGCCCCCTTCTGCAACGGCCCCGATTGTCCCTTGGAACACTCTTTCACTGCGGAGGAGACGTTGGAATTTTGCATGGATGTTCCCACCAGGACGGGGGGAAACATCCCCTGTCTCATTTTCGCCTCGCCCCTTCTGGATGAGGATGGGCGGGTCGTCGCCGTGATGGAACAGTTCAGGGACATGACGGAATGGCAATGTATGGAACGCATGGCCAGAGAAAGCGAGAGCCGTTTTCGCGCTCTCGTGGAGAGAACGGAGCACCTTCTGGTGGAGATCGATGCGGCGCTTCGGTTCACGTTCCTCAACCCCGCAGCGGAACACCTTTTTGGCATTGTCGTGAGCGACGGAAGCGCGAGGACTTTCGAGGACTTCGTTCACGATTCCAGAAAAGTTTTCCTGCGTGAACGCCTTCGGACCATCATCGGGGAACGTTCCGCTTCGGACTCATTCCGACTTCACCACATTACCACCGCGGGAAAGGAGTTTCACGTGCATTGGAGCGTGATCCCCCATTTTTCCGAGGTGGGAAAGCTGGAAGGCTTCTCCTTCCTTGGGCGGAACGTCTCCGAGGAGTATCGTCTTGCCGAGGAATTGCAGCGCATGGCCCTCTTTCCACTCGCGAACCCTAACGTGGTCTTTCAGATCGATGCCGCTGGGAGCATTTCCTTTGCCAATCCCAGCGCGTGGAAATGGCTCGGAGAACACGGTTTCGAGGATCTCCGGGGTCTGGAGAATCTGTTGCCGCCGGACTACAGGGAGCTTCTGGAAAGGAGCCTTGCTCCGGGTGATGTCCTGAGCTTCGACATCGCCTGGAAGGGGCGTTTCTATGACGTGAAGCTCTCCCCCTTCCCCCGGCAGGGGACATGCATGGCGAACGTGACGGATGTCACGGAATACCGGAAGATCAGCCAGGAAAAGGAACTCCTCCACCGGGCTTTTCAGAGTGCCATTCACGGCATGACCGTCACGGATACGACGGGCAGAATTCTCTACGTGAACCGGGCCTTCGAGGAACTCTACGGCTATTCTCAGGAGGAAGCTCTGGGGAAAACGCCGGGCATTCTCAACCCTGGGCGAAAGGTCTATAAGGATCTGGGATACACGGAAGAGCAGTACGATCGTCTTTTTGGCGAAATGTGGGAGAGTATCATCGACCCGAAAAAGGGACGGTGGGAAGGAGAAATCGTCAATCGCCGCAAAGACGGAACACTTTTGTGGGTACGTCTTTACATCAGCGCGGTGCGGGATGAGCGTGGTGAATTGACGGCCTTTCTCGGAACACCCATGGACATTACCCGGAGAGTGGAGGAGGAGCGGAACACGCGGCTCGACCTGTACAGGGCTCTTGCGGAAACGGCCGAGGCTCGGGATATGGAGACCGGGGCGCACCTTCTGCGGGTCAGCGCCTATTGCCGCATCGTGGGTGCCTATCTGGGACTCATGGGGAAGGAACTTCTGGACCTGGAGACGTTCGCTCCTTTTCACGACATCGGCAAAGTTGGCATTCCCGACGGCATTCTCCTTGCGCCACGGAAGCTCTCGCCCGAAGAGTTCGAGATCATGAAAACCCATACGACCATAGGGTACAACATTCTCCACGGCCATTCGAGCCTCGAAACGGCGGCGGAGATCGCGCTCTCCCACCACGAGAACTACGACGGCACCGGATATCCCCGAGGACTTGCCGGCTCCGTCATCCCGTTGAACGGGCGCATTGTGGCCCTGGCGGACGTGTATGATGCGTTGCGGAGCCGTCGTCCCTACAAGGTGCCTTGGACGCACGCGGATGCATCGGCTTTCATTCGTGCTCAGAGCGGAATGAAATTCGATCCGGCAGTGGTGCGTGCCTTTGTGGCCCTTGAGGAGGAATTTCAGGAGGTTGCCGAGCGTTTCAGGGACGAGAGGGAAGTCTGA